One Nitrospinota bacterium DNA segment encodes these proteins:
- the murA gene encoding UDP-N-acetylglucosamine 1-carboxyvinyltransferase produces MDKIVIEGGRRLEGDVTIAGAKNASLPAFAATLLCPGSFTFTNVPDLKDIDTIIALLMDLGAAITRPEKGVVVVDTGGLKSYEASYDLVRTMRASCLVMGPLLARMGKARVSQPGGCAIGERPINLHLKGFGAMGAHTTLDEGYVNISAPGGLHGAKIYFDIVTVTGTANVMMAALAAEGTTILENCAKEPEVVFLADLLVRMGADIKGAGTGRIAVTGKRPLKAVETAIIPDRIETGTFIAAAAITGGSLRINRCNPPDFEAVTHKFVEMGCKITEGNGWIEVTGPKRPAPVDIETAPHPSFPTDMQAQAMAVLTVADGTSVIHESVFENRYMHVAELRRLGADIRLKGANAFVHGVPSLSGAIVMATDLRASASLIVAGLAANGKTAVRRVYHLDRGYERIEEKLKKVGARISRQPDK; encoded by the coding sequence ATGGACAAGATTGTTATCGAAGGGGGCCGCCGCCTTGAAGGGGATGTGACCATCGCCGGCGCGAAGAACGCGTCGTTGCCGGCCTTTGCCGCCACGCTGCTTTGTCCCGGTTCGTTCACCTTCACCAACGTGCCGGATCTCAAGGATATCGATACCATCATCGCCTTGCTCATGGATTTAGGGGCCGCCATCACCCGTCCGGAAAAAGGGGTGGTCGTTGTTGATACCGGCGGCCTGAAAAGCTATGAAGCGTCCTACGACCTCGTGCGCACCATGCGCGCATCCTGCCTGGTGATGGGGCCGCTGCTGGCCCGGATGGGCAAGGCCCGCGTGAGCCAGCCGGGCGGCTGCGCCATAGGCGAGCGCCCCATCAACCTCCATCTTAAGGGATTCGGGGCGATGGGGGCGCACACTACGCTGGATGAGGGGTATGTCAACATCAGCGCCCCCGGCGGGTTGCATGGGGCGAAAATCTATTTCGATATCGTTACCGTCACCGGCACAGCCAACGTGATGATGGCGGCGCTGGCCGCCGAGGGAACCACCATCCTGGAAAACTGCGCCAAAGAACCGGAAGTGGTTTTCCTGGCCGATCTGCTCGTCCGCATGGGGGCGGATATCAAGGGGGCCGGCACCGGCCGGATAGCCGTCACCGGCAAGCGTCCGCTCAAGGCGGTGGAGACCGCCATCATTCCAGACCGGATAGAAACCGGCACGTTCATCGCGGCGGCCGCCATCACCGGCGGCTCGCTCCGCATCAACCGGTGCAACCCGCCGGACTTCGAAGCGGTAACGCACAAGTTCGTTGAAATGGGATGCAAAATCACCGAAGGGAACGGCTGGATAGAAGTGACAGGCCCGAAACGCCCCGCCCCGGTGGACATCGAAACCGCGCCGCACCCCAGCTTTCCCACCGATATGCAGGCACAGGCGATGGCGGTGCTGACCGTCGCGGATGGCACCAGCGTGATACACGAATCGGTTTTTGAGAACCGCTACATGCATGTGGCGGAGTTGCGCCGCCTGGGGGCCGACATCCGTCTGAAGGGGGCCAACGCTTTCGTGCATGGAGTGCCATCGCTCTCCGGCGCCATTGTGATGGCTACCGATCTGCGCGCCAGCGCCTCGCTCATCGTCGCCGGCCTCGCCGCGAATGGGAAGACCGCCGTCCGGCGCGTCTACCACCTCGACCGCGGCTACGAGAGGATAGAAGAGAAGCTGAAAAAAGTCGGCGCCCGCATCTCCCGCCAGCCGGATAAATAA
- a CDS encoding HD domain-containing protein, with protein MFTAYKKLQSDPLVIEYLNDVSRMLGVSVEIESDREGTIFSNTGDGDAHKYPLLSSLAGQGAENGVRLNIYHKDGDQKAMAEAERLINAKLDDFVEVMNLTHELLANYDKLNAYRNLAEQVLQTNDRKESYRLLLSALELLVKAGRCGLFSVTAENGVMRLAALREQGNDVPDAEHTYAIRGTVFERVARAQRSSMLFQTVTETITARNGGANLVIKGAFMVVPLLFRKPDNEPELAGFIFATDPREGSFTSVDQHAISTISSLASIAMKHFDQMETTHRATREMDTMLSELMATFTDLQRQSALIEQVNRISVRINSTLDMQSIFGSIADYSRSLLEAGQSIVAVMGGTKRVSFAGMAGFPRGGMPGATIITPESILAQTFASAKPIIENSFNPAAAELGFTPPFTVRNLITYPIESKHGIVAVIAVFNKTDGQPFTEQDTELLKSLAYQATTAIENARLLNDLKQTQLTMMVKLSELAEKRDPETGEHLLRMQKYCRIIAQELAKAGRYAETIDERFINELYAAAPLHDIGKVAIADSILLKRGKLTSEEFDIMKTHSSVGEMILKGPDYLKMASEIAGFHHEKWDGSGYPHRVAAEQIPLSARIVAVADVYDALTSRRVYKEDMSHEYAMEIIEQGINKHFAPDCVEALKSGINDIITIKNLIR; from the coding sequence ATGTTTACCGCCTATAAAAAGCTGCAATCCGACCCGTTGGTCATTGAGTACCTCAACGACGTGTCGAGGATGCTGGGGGTATCGGTGGAAATCGAAAGCGACCGGGAAGGCACGATTTTCTCCAATACCGGAGACGGGGATGCGCACAAATACCCGCTCCTTTCCTCCTTGGCCGGCCAGGGAGCGGAAAACGGCGTCAGGCTTAACATCTACCACAAAGATGGCGACCAAAAGGCGATGGCCGAAGCCGAACGCCTCATAAACGCAAAGCTGGATGACTTCGTGGAGGTTATGAATCTGACCCATGAGCTGTTGGCGAATTACGACAAGTTGAACGCCTACCGCAACCTCGCCGAACAGGTGCTGCAGACGAATGACCGGAAAGAGTCATACCGCCTGTTGCTGTCGGCGCTGGAATTGCTGGTAAAAGCGGGGCGGTGCGGCCTGTTCTCCGTAACGGCCGAAAACGGGGTGATGCGGCTGGCGGCGTTGCGCGAACAGGGCAACGATGTGCCGGACGCGGAACACACCTATGCCATCCGCGGCACGGTCTTCGAGCGGGTGGCGCGCGCGCAGCGCAGTTCCATGCTGTTCCAAACGGTGACGGAAACCATCACCGCGCGGAACGGCGGGGCCAACCTCGTCATCAAAGGGGCGTTCATGGTGGTGCCGCTGCTGTTCCGCAAACCGGACAACGAGCCGGAACTGGCCGGCTTCATCTTCGCCACCGACCCGCGGGAAGGGTCGTTCACTTCCGTCGACCAGCACGCGATCTCCACCATATCGTCGCTGGCCTCCATCGCCATGAAACATTTCGACCAGATGGAGACCACGCACCGCGCCACGCGCGAGATGGACACCATGCTCAGCGAGCTGATGGCGACGTTCACCGACCTGCAGCGGCAATCGGCGCTGATCGAACAGGTGAACCGCATCAGCGTGCGCATCAACAGCACGCTCGACATGCAATCGATATTCGGCTCCATCGCCGATTACAGCCGCAGCCTGCTGGAAGCGGGCCAATCGATCGTGGCGGTGATGGGGGGGACGAAGCGGGTCTCGTTCGCCGGCATGGCGGGATTCCCGCGCGGCGGCATGCCGGGCGCCACCATCATAACGCCGGAAAGCATTTTGGCCCAAACCTTCGCAAGCGCCAAACCGATAATCGAAAACAGCTTTAACCCCGCCGCGGCGGAACTGGGCTTCACCCCCCCTTTTACGGTGCGGAACCTCATTACCTACCCCATCGAAAGCAAGCACGGCATCGTGGCGGTCATCGCGGTCTTCAACAAGACGGACGGCCAGCCCTTCACCGAGCAGGACACGGAACTCCTGAAATCGCTGGCGTACCAGGCCACCACCGCCATCGAAAACGCGCGGCTGCTCAACGACCTCAAACAAACCCAACTCACCATGATGGTGAAGCTCTCGGAACTGGCGGAAAAACGCGACCCCGAAACCGGCGAGCACCTGCTGCGGATGCAAAAGTACTGCCGCATCATCGCGCAGGAACTCGCCAAAGCGGGAAGATACGCGGAGACCATTGATGAGCGGTTCATCAACGAACTCTACGCCGCCGCGCCGCTGCACGACATCGGCAAGGTGGCGATAGCCGACAGCATCCTCCTCAAGCGGGGCAAGCTGACCAGCGAAGAGTTCGACATCATGAAAACGCATTCATCGGTGGGGGAAATGATCCTGAAGGGGCCGGATTACCTGAAGATGGCCTCCGAGATCGCCGGTTTCCACCACGAAAAATGGGATGGCAGCGGCTATCCCCACCGGGTGGCGGCGGAACAGATACCGCTTTCGGCCCGCATCGTCGCGGTGGCGGACGTCTACGACGCGCTGACTTCGCGGCGCGTGTACAAGGAAGACATGTCGCACGAATACGCCATGGAGATCATCGAGCAAGGCATTAATAAGCACTTCGCCCCCGACTGCGTCGAAGCGCTTAAATCCGGCATCAATGACATCATCACCATCAAGAACCTGATCCGCTGA
- a CDS encoding replication-associated recombination protein A, producing the protein MGKNQNLFGDAGEEPPPPPAVVAGAVPLAERMRPGDFDGFIGQAHVVGKGKPLRRLIEEDRFGPLLLWGPPGTGKTTLARIASKVSGRLFVSLSAVESGVKELKEAVAAARYNAANGKKTTLFIDEIHRYNKTQQDQLLPHVESGLITLIGATTENPAFGVIPSLRSRCTIVELRPLTPDEVAQIVTRALAAEEALQGIGVGDDVVAQIARLGGGDARQALNILEACAKSAEGGVITAALVAEVSQRALLRYDKMGDAHFDHASAFQKSLRGSDPDAAIYWMARMIEAGEDPRFIARRLIVTAAEDVGNADPTALILAVAAAEAVEKIGLPEGRIPLAQAALYVACAPKSNSTVIAIDAASAHLAAHGTAPQVPRHLRDTHYSDAKKWGYGKGYQYPHEHPHHWVAQSYLPEGMEDVRFYTPSPHGREAAFEERLKEIKKKEGKPT; encoded by the coding sequence ATGGGCAAAAACCAGAATCTGTTCGGCGATGCCGGGGAAGAACCGCCGCCTCCGCCCGCCGTCGTTGCCGGGGCCGTGCCGTTGGCGGAGCGTATGCGCCCCGGCGATTTCGACGGATTCATCGGGCAGGCGCATGTGGTGGGGAAGGGGAAGCCGCTGCGGCGGCTCATCGAGGAAGACCGTTTCGGGCCGCTGCTTCTCTGGGGGCCTCCCGGCACCGGCAAAACCACGCTCGCGCGCATCGCCAGCAAGGTAAGCGGCAGGCTCTTCGTATCGCTCAGCGCGGTGGAGAGCGGCGTGAAGGAACTCAAGGAGGCGGTGGCCGCCGCCCGCTACAACGCCGCCAACGGCAAGAAGACAACGCTTTTCATCGACGAGATTCACCGCTACAACAAAACGCAGCAGGATCAACTTCTGCCGCATGTTGAAAGCGGCCTCATCACCCTCATCGGGGCGACCACCGAGAACCCCGCATTTGGGGTGATACCGTCTTTGCGGTCGCGCTGCACCATCGTGGAGTTGCGGCCGCTGACGCCGGATGAAGTGGCGCAAATAGTGACGCGGGCGCTGGCGGCCGAAGAGGCGCTGCAAGGGATCGGTGTGGGGGATGACGTGGTGGCCCAGATAGCGCGGCTGGGGGGCGGCGACGCGCGGCAGGCGTTGAACATCCTGGAGGCGTGCGCCAAGTCCGCCGAGGGGGGAGTGATTACCGCCGCGCTGGTGGCGGAAGTGAGCCAGCGCGCATTGCTGCGGTACGACAAGATGGGGGACGCACATTTCGACCATGCCAGCGCGTTCCAAAAATCGTTGCGCGGGTCGGATCCGGACGCCGCCATTTACTGGATGGCCCGGATGATAGAGGCGGGGGAGGATCCCCGCTTCATCGCGCGGCGGCTCATCGTCACCGCCGCCGAGGATGTGGGGAACGCCGACCCGACGGCGTTGATATTGGCCGTGGCGGCGGCGGAAGCGGTGGAGAAGATCGGCCTGCCGGAAGGGCGCATCCCGCTTGCGCAGGCGGCGCTTTATGTTGCCTGCGCGCCGAAATCGAACAGTACCGTTATTGCCATAGACGCCGCATCGGCGCATCTGGCCGCGCACGGCACCGCGCCGCAGGTGCCGCGGCACCTGCGCGATACGCATTACAGCGACGCGAAGAAGTGGGGCTACGGCAAAGGCTACCAGTATCCGCACGAACACCCGCACCACTGGGTGGCGCAAAGCTACCTGCCGGAAGGAATGGAAGATGTCCGCTTTTACACTCCCTCGCCGCACGGGCGCGAGGCGGCCTTCGAGGAACGCCTGAAAGAGATCAAGAAGAAGGAAGGGAAGCCCACATGA
- a CDS encoding SRPBCC domain-containing protein, with protein MKEIRAEVVIASTPQRVWQVFSDFAAYPIWNVFLVRVTGEAKRGEELEIRVQLPGTKATPYRAAVLKADAEKELRWKWKGFLKGEHVFTLEPMGDNMTRFTQKVEFGFLSGALADKDLTAKTEEMFGHMHRALKARCEESAD; from the coding sequence ATGAAGGAGATACGCGCCGAGGTTGTCATCGCGTCCACGCCGCAACGGGTGTGGCAGGTTTTTTCCGATTTCGCCGCGTACCCCATATGGAATGTTTTTCTGGTGCGCGTGACGGGGGAGGCGAAGCGGGGGGAGGAACTGGAAATTCGCGTGCAACTGCCCGGCACGAAGGCCACGCCGTACCGCGCTGCCGTTTTGAAGGCCGATGCGGAAAAAGAACTCCGCTGGAAATGGAAAGGTTTTTTAAAGGGGGAACACGTTTTTACGCTTGAGCCGATGGGGGACAACATGACCCGCTTCACGCAGAAGGTGGAGTTCGGCTTTTTGTCCGGCGCGCTCGCCGATAAAGATCTGACTGCTAAAACGGAAGAGATGTTCGGCCACATGCACCGCGCCCTAAAGGCCCGCTGCGAAGAATCGGCGGATTAG
- a CDS encoding cytochrome b N-terminal domain-containing protein, with protein MDELKLGPITLRNRLLLKGFEMLERRFEIKEILDEEVFTKLAPTHLGIFSCFGGITFFIFLMQIMTGLLLMVYYVPDTQSAHHSVVAITNDIPFGWAVRGLHSWGSNLMVLTVMIHMGKIYFGGIYKAPREMNWVTGVALFLLTMGFSFTGYLLPWTQLSYWATVIATEAPGAMPVVGPLTKSLMLGGPDVSQVTLSRFFTLHVMALPAAAFALLIAHFMQIRRQGISGPM; from the coding sequence ATGGACGAGTTGAAGCTGGGGCCTATCACGTTGCGCAACCGGCTGCTGCTTAAGGGCTTTGAAATGCTGGAACGGCGCTTTGAAATAAAAGAGATACTGGACGAAGAGGTCTTCACCAAGCTGGCCCCGACGCATCTGGGGATTTTTTCCTGCTTCGGCGGCATCACCTTCTTCATCTTCCTGATGCAGATCATGACCGGCCTGCTGCTGATGGTCTATTATGTGCCGGATACCCAAAGCGCCCACCATAGCGTGGTCGCCATCACCAACGACATTCCGTTCGGCTGGGCGGTGCGGGGCCTCCACTCCTGGGGATCCAACCTGATGGTGCTGACCGTGATGATCCACATGGGCAAAATTTACTTCGGCGGCATCTACAAAGCCCCGCGCGAAATGAACTGGGTCACCGGCGTGGCGCTCTTCCTGCTCACGATGGGTTTTTCGTTCACCGGCTACCTGCTGCCGTGGACGCAGCTTTCCTACTGGGCCACCGTCATCGCCACCGAGGCGCCGGGCGCCATGCCGGTGGTCGGGCCGTTGACCAAGAGCCTCATGCTGGGCGGGCCGGACGTTTCGCAGGTCACGCTCAGCCGGTTTTTCACGCTGCATGTGATGGCGTTGCCCGCCGCCGCCTTCGCCCTTTTGATCGCCCACTTCATGCAGATACGGCGGCAGGGAATTTCGGGGCCGATGTAA
- a CDS encoding ubiquinol-cytochrome c reductase iron-sulfur subunit, giving the protein MEEADKSWREAPVSRRAFVGSAVIGSALAAAAGVFYPLARYLLPESKNGGGKKETYSVALKEIHVGEARFFTFKRKPALLIRKTETELVALSAVCTHLGCIVKYHEDIKQMLCPCHGAKFDQSGRVLGGPAPKPLTAYNARIEAGNIIVEEA; this is encoded by the coding sequence ATGGAAGAAGCGGATAAAAGCTGGCGGGAAGCGCCGGTTTCGCGCCGGGCGTTCGTCGGATCGGCGGTGATCGGATCGGCCCTTGCCGCGGCGGCGGGCGTCTTCTATCCGCTTGCGCGCTACCTGCTGCCGGAATCCAAAAACGGGGGAGGCAAAAAAGAGACCTATTCCGTGGCACTCAAAGAGATACATGTGGGGGAGGCGCGGTTTTTCACGTTCAAGCGCAAGCCGGCCCTGCTGATCCGTAAAACCGAAACCGAGCTTGTGGCGCTCAGCGCCGTCTGTACCCACCTGGGATGCATCGTGAAATACCACGAAGACATCAAACAAATGCTCTGCCCCTGTCACGGCGCGAAATTCGATCAGAGCGGCCGCGTGCTGGGCGGCCCGGCCCCCAAGCCGCTCACCGCCTACAACGCGCGTATAGAAGCCGGCAACATCATCGTGGAAGAGGCCTAA